In the genome of Neofelis nebulosa isolate mNeoNeb1 chromosome 8, mNeoNeb1.pri, whole genome shotgun sequence, one region contains:
- the HDAC10 gene encoding polyamine deacetylase HDAC10 isoform X5 produces MRTALVHHEDMTAARLLWEDPEYVSLLRGTQTLSTRELQALSGQYNAVYFHPSTFHCARLAVGAVLQLVDAVLTGAVHNGLALVRPPGHHSQRAAANGFCVFNNVAIAAKYAKQRHGLHRILIVDWDVHHGQGIQYIFEDDPSVLYFSWHRYEHGHFWPYLRESDADAVGQGQGRGFTVNLPWNQVGMGNADYVAAFLHVLLPVAFEFDPELVLISAGFDSAIGDPEGQMRATPECFSHLTQLLQVLAGGRVCAVLEGGYHLESLSQSVCMVVKALLGDPALPLSGPMEPHHSALESIQSVRAAQAPHWKSLRQQGSTPILNPSTYSLERRASPVSPGAPKFKAAEAQASAALSSLLDQLHLNPTLPVRTAVALTALDAALVLPADVLRQEGSAPQEETRAWARLHEALAQDKALTALGKVLHLLNGILDGQVSSGIAATPEPALAPTLDVVIGRSLSHGARRLLCVAVGQLDRPTDLADDGRNLWLNIRGKEAVAPSKFQVSVPLPGTTGGFVSCVLALVLPLAYGFQPDLVLVALGPAHGLQVPQATLLASLLRGPAGGRVLVLLEQGSTSQLAGVLARVLQGEAPPSLGPFSVASPEDTQALIYLRGQLKAEWKMLQVAAPQVP; encoded by the exons ATGAGGACTGCGCTGGTGCACCACGAGGACATGACAGCGGCCCGGCTGCTCTGGGAAGA CCCAGAGTATGTGTCCTTGTTGCGAGGAACCCAGACCTTGAGCACTAGGGAACTACAGGCGCTGTCTGGACAATACAACGCTGTCTACTTCCATCCG AGTACCTTCCACTGTGCCCGGCTGGCCGTGGGGGCTGTGTTGCAGCTGGTGGACGCCGTGCTGACGGGGGCTGTGCACAACGGGCTCGCCCTGGTGAG ACCTCCTGGGCATCACAGCCAGAGAGCCGCTGCCAATGGATTCTGCGTGTTCAACAATGTGGCCATAGCCGCCAAATACGCCAAGCAGAGACACGGGCTGCACAG GATCCTCATTGTCGACTGGGATGTCCACCACGGTCAGGGCATCCAGTATATCTTTGAGGATGACCCCAG CGTCCTTTACTTTTCCTGGCACCGCTATGAGCATGGGCACTTTTGGCCCTACCTTCGAGAATCGGATGCAGATGCtgttgggcaggggcagggccgtGGCTTCACTGTCAACCTGCCCTGGAATCAG GTTGGGATGGGAAATGCTGACTACGTGGCCGCCTTCCTCCATGTGCTGCTCCCCGTGGCCTTTGAG TTTGACCCTGAGCTGGTGCTCATCTCAGCAGGATTTGACTCTGCGATCGGGGATCCGGAG GGGCAGATGCGGGCCACGCCGGAGTGCTTCTCCCACCTCACACAGCTGCTGCAGGTGCTGGCCGGCGGCCGAGTCTGTGCTGTGCTGGAG ggAGGCTACCACCTGGAGTCGCTGTCCCAGTCCGTGTGCATGGTGGTGAAGGCGCTGCTGGGTGACCCTGCCTTGCCCCTGTCGGGGCCCATGGAGCCTCATCACAG TGCCCTGGAATCCATCCAGAGTGTCCGGGCTGCCCAGGCCCCTCATTGGAAGAGCCTCCGGCAGCAAG GGTCGACCCCCATACTGAATCCCAGCACCTACTCCCTGGAGCGGAGAGCCTCACCTGTATCTCCCGGGGCACCCAAATTCAAGGCAGCAGAGGCGCAGGCCTCGGCCGCACTGAGTTCCCTCCTAGACCAGCTGCACCTCAACCCCACACTGCCTGTCCGCACGGCTGTTGCCCTGACTGCACTGGATGCCGCTCTGGTCCTACCCGCCGACGTCCTCCGTCAGGAGGGGTCAGCCCCACAGGAGGAGACACGGGCCTGGGCCAG GCTACACGAGGCCCTGGCCCAGGACAAGGCTCTCACTGCACTTGGGAAGGTCCTGCACCTCTTGAATGGGATCCTGGATGGGCAG GTGAGCAGTGGCATTGCAGCAACCCCGGAGCCCGCCTTGGCTCCCACCCTGGATGTGGTCATTGGGCGCAGCTTGTCCCACGGAGCGCGGAG GCTTCTCTGTGTGGCTGTGGGACAGCTGGATCGGCCCACAGACCTTGCCGACGACGG GAGGAACCTGTGGCTGAACATCAGAGGCAAGGAAGCGGTTGCCCCATCCAAATTCCAGGTCTCCGTGCCACTGCCAGGG ACTACTGGTGGGTTCGTGAGCTGTGTTCTGGCCCTTGTGCTGCCCCTGGCCTATGGCTTCCAGCCTGACCTCGTGTTGGTGGCGCTGGGGCCAGCCCACGGCCTGCAGGTCCCCCAAGCCACACTCCTGGCTTCTCTGCTGCGGGGGCCGGCGGGGGGCCGAGTCTTGGTCCTGCTGGAGCAG GGATCCACATCCCAGCTTGCAGGGGTCCTGGCCCGGGTGTTGCAGGGAGAGGCGCCCCCCAGCCTGGGTCCCTTCTCCGTGGCCTCCCCAGAGGACACACAGGCCCTGATATACCTGAGAGGGCAGCTGAAAGCAGAGTGGAAGATGCTGCAGGTGGCCG CTCCTCAAGTGCCGTGA